A window of the Microvirga terrae genome harbors these coding sequences:
- a CDS encoding 2-hydroxychromene-2-carboxylate isomerase, with amino-acid sequence MPRIIDYYFSLVSPWAYIGHAPFMEIVQKHGVEVNYKPVFLGRVFSETGGLPLAQRHPARQRYRILELQRWREKRGLSFNISPKHWPFDVNLADRFVIAITASGKSPDVFLRRAFAAVWEEERDLSDPLVLAELAEQAGLDSSSLMDVVTGSTTEAIYALNLENAVAGDVFGSPAYVLDGEVFWGQDRLELLDDALTSGREPYTPSS; translated from the coding sequence ATGCCCCGCATCATCGACTATTACTTCTCCCTCGTGAGCCCCTGGGCCTATATCGGCCATGCGCCTTTCATGGAGATCGTGCAGAAGCACGGCGTCGAGGTCAACTACAAGCCCGTCTTCCTGGGCCGCGTCTTCTCGGAGACCGGCGGCCTGCCCCTGGCTCAGCGCCACCCGGCGCGGCAGCGCTACCGGATCCTCGAATTGCAGCGCTGGCGTGAGAAACGCGGCCTGTCCTTCAACATCAGCCCGAAGCACTGGCCGTTCGACGTGAACCTCGCCGACCGTTTCGTCATCGCGATCACGGCATCCGGCAAGAGCCCCGACGTCTTCCTGCGCCGGGCTTTCGCCGCCGTATGGGAGGAGGAGCGTGACCTGTCCGATCCGCTCGTTCTCGCGGAACTGGCCGAGCAGGCGGGGCTCGACTCGTCCTCCCTCATGGACGTGGTGACCGGCAGTACCACCGAGGCGATCTATGCCCTCAACCTGGAAAACGCGGTGGCGGGCGACGTCTTCGGCTCGCCCGCCTATGTGCTCGACGGGGAAGTGTTCTGGGGCCAGGATCGGCTCGAACTGCTGGACGATGCGCTGACAAGCGGCCGCGAGCCCTACACACCGAGTTCGTGA
- a CDS encoding DinB family protein has product MKPHYAMMAGYNAWCNERIYDGAAHLSDADYRADRGAFFKSVHGTLNHLLATDRIWLKRFSGQGEAPNRLDAILFEDFSALREARQREDARIVAYVDGLCDADLAGRIRYRTITNPVEVEQPLAPALAHFFNHQTHHRGQVHGLLTGFGLEAPSLDLILFQRQTGMGLA; this is encoded by the coding sequence ATGAAGCCGCACTATGCCATGATGGCGGGCTACAATGCGTGGTGCAACGAGCGCATCTACGATGGTGCCGCGCACTTGTCCGATGCGGATTACCGCGCCGACCGCGGGGCGTTCTTCAAGTCGGTGCACGGCACGCTGAACCATCTCCTCGCCACCGACCGCATCTGGCTGAAGCGCTTTTCCGGCCAGGGGGAGGCGCCGAACCGGCTCGACGCGATCCTGTTCGAGGATTTCTCAGCGCTTCGCGAGGCGCGCCAGAGGGAGGATGCGCGGATCGTCGCTTATGTTGACGGCCTGTGCGACGCCGATCTTGCCGGACGCATCCGCTATCGGACGATCACGAACCCGGTCGAGGTCGAGCAGCCGCTGGCGCCGGCGCTCGCTCACTTCTTCAATCATCAGACCCATCACCGCGGACAGGTCCATGGCCTGCTCACGGGCTTCGGCCTCGAGGCTCCCTCCCTCGACCTGATCCTGTTTCAACGCCAGACGGGCATGGGCTTGGCATGA
- a CDS encoding thioesterase family protein, whose translation MNLWLRVLHLIVMSLFRRKLDPARDVSRLGFRVWPHDLDTSLHMNNGRYWTLMDLGRTDIMIRSGLWRPILRHGWVPVVGAGQIRFRRELRPFRAFALETRILTWSANHVVMEHRLISKARDGRPVLNAIALVRAGLYDRRERRFVPMERLLGEIGVDAQAPAAAPEVEAFLAAEETLKSAA comes from the coding sequence ATGAATCTGTGGCTGCGCGTCCTTCACCTCATCGTCATGTCGCTCTTCCGAAGGAAGCTCGATCCGGCGCGGGACGTGTCGCGCCTGGGATTCCGGGTGTGGCCGCATGATCTGGATACGTCTCTGCACATGAACAACGGGCGCTACTGGACGCTCATGGATCTCGGGCGAACCGACATCATGATCCGGTCCGGCCTGTGGCGCCCCATCCTCAGGCACGGCTGGGTGCCCGTCGTGGGAGCGGGACAGATCCGCTTCCGGCGGGAGCTGAGGCCCTTTCGCGCCTTCGCGCTGGAGACCCGCATCCTGACCTGGTCGGCCAACCATGTGGTGATGGAGCACCGGCTGATCTCGAAAGCCAGGGACGGCCGTCCCGTGCTCAACGCCATCGCGCTCGTGCGGGCGGGGCTCTATGACCGCAGGGAGCGTCGCTTCGTTCCCATGGAGCGCCTGCTCGGCGAGATCGGGGTCGATGCGCAGGCGCCGGCAGCCGCCCCCGAAGTCGAGGCTTTCCTGGCAGCCGAAGAGACGTTGAAGAGCGCCGCCTGA